The Bacteroidota bacterium genomic sequence GTTTGATTAGATTTGTAACCGATAATGTGGCATTATATCGTTTGTTTCAAATCCATATTCATATTCCGATTGATGAGATGGCGGAAACATTTGGGATTACTTATATTGAAGGAATGATTTCAGGATGCGCACAGATATTAACTAAATCAGGCATAGCATTTACAACTGCACAGCATTTAAAAAATTGCTATGTAGTTGACTATTGTAATTCCGAAGAAATAGCAAAAGGAATTGTTTCTCTTATTGAAGATAAAAAATTAAAGTCGGAAATAAGCAGGCAAGCGAAAGAAGATGCAAGAAAGTTATTTGATTATTCCATTAAGGTGAATAAGCATTTAGAACTTTACAATTCAATTGACTAATTTTAATTAGTTTTGTTCATGCTCTTTCCAAAAATAAAAGAATACCGCCAATGCAAACGATGCGTATTAGATACTACCGACCCGAATATTGTATTTGATTAAAGTAGAAGTAAAATACGATATTATACGCTATGTAATTTAAGGTTTACCCTGTGTTTTTTCCCACACAAAGCAGCAAAGTACTAGCAAAAGAGAGCGAAGTAATAGGGAAAGACGGCTTTTTCCCCGTATAAAGCAGCAAAGTACTAGCAAAAGAGAGTAAAGTACTGGGAAAAGAGAGTGAAGTACTAGGAAAAAGCAGTTTATTCCCCACACAAGGCAGTAAAGTACTGGGATAAAGCAACTTTTTCCCCATACAAAGAGGCAAAGTACTGGGATAAAGCAGCTTTTTCTCCATATAAAATAGCAAAGTATTATTATTTCATTGGTTCTTTATGGAAAATATATTGCTTATACATCTTATTAAAAAAACAACATAAATCTTTTAAAACAAAATGCTATGAAAAAAGCAAAAATCAAATTCAGCAAACTCTCTGTTCCTAAAAAAATAGAGACCGCACGCACCATCGTAACCGACACAACGGGCAACGGAAATTTTCCCATTTGTCAGGCGCTGCTTCCTCCCATCACTAACGCGGTGAATGATTTGGAAACAAAATTTGAAGCCGCAGCCGGTGGAGACCATCAAAAGAAAGCCCTGATGCATGCCGCAGCAAAAGTGTTAGATGGATTGATTAGTTTCCTCGAAGACCAGATTAATGTGGAAGCGGGAGGCGATGAAGCAAAAATCAAAAGTACGGGATGTGATGTGAGAAAGCAAACCAAGCGGGGCAAGCGGCTGCCCGGCATCAAACAGGGAAAGCGCAGCGGAGAAATTATTCTCTTTGCGCTTACGGTAAAAGGCGCAGCATACCGCTTTCAGTTATGTTCTGACCCTCCTCCGAATGAAACAACTCCCATCAGCAGAACAGTCCAGCCGCCTGTGCCTGCTCCTGTGCCTGCTCCTCAAAATCAATGGAGCGATGCAGGAACTACTAAAGGCGCAACATTTACCGCCACTGATTTAACCAGCGGTTCAAAAATGTGGGGAAGGGTGGCAGTCATCCTCACAAAAAAGAAAGGTGGTCAGCAGGGATGGGTTCTTCTTGGCGCGGTGATTGTGCCGTAACCTGCAAAGCGATTAGCGAAAAGCCATAAGGGATATTAAAAGATAAATTTTTTTCTCTTATGGTTTATCGCCATTGTATCTCCTCCCGAACAATAGGAACAAATTGGAATTTATATATAGTGTATATCGTAAATTAAAAATTATTTCTTTTCCTCTTGTTTCATTAAAGAAAGCCCCTCTTTCAATGTAAGGAGTTTGAATCCTAATTCTTTTTCTGCCTTTGCTGTAGCATAAGAAGTATCATAAGGTCTTTTTGCTAAGGATGAAAAATAATTATCAGGAACGGGAGATATTAAACTTCGGTCTAAACCAAAAACTTCTGCTGTAGTTAACGCTAAGTTATATCTATCGCATCTGTCTTTGCCTGCCAAATGGTATATTTCCCTATCTTTTTTTAAAGCAATGGCTTGCCATATTCCATCACAGCAGGAATTAATATATAAGGGATTTATATAAGATGAATTTTCAACCATTGATAGTTTTTTGCCTTCACGCAATGATTTAATTATATATGTTACCGGATTCATTCTTGTATTATAATTCCAACCATACATAAGAATAATCCTGAATATTAAATGAGAATTTACGGTGGAGGCAATGCTTTCAGCAATATATTTATGCATGCCATATATATTTACCGGATATGGCAACGATGTTTCTCCGTATGGAGCTCCATCTCCGGAAAATATTGCATTACTGGAACAATAAACTAATTGTTTATGATTTAACTTGCACCAGTCGGCAATATTTTTAGTGCCGCCAACTGTAATATTATAACATAGAGAAGGATTTTTTTCTGATAGGTCAACATTACTAATACCGGCTGTATGTATAACAATATCCGGATTCTTTTCATCTAATTCAGCGCACACATTTTTTTTATCTGATACATCTAAAAAATTATAATGCAATAAATTTTTAGGTTTTTTCTCGCCTTGATTATAGTGACTTCCATATAAAATATATTTCCCCTTATCGTATGTTTTGGCAAGATATGTTCCCAAAAATCCATTTATCCCGGTTATGAATATTTTTCTCTTCATTTGCAATTAATTATTAATAGAATATATTTATCTCACCCAAAAATACATTGACATTTTTTTATCTTCGATAAATCTTCCTAAATTTTCTTTCATATCTTTATATCCTTTTTCAAAGATAGGATTTTGGGTTAAGTCCTATTGTTTTTATAGTTCTGTCTTTTTTTACTGCTGCGCTTACGGTAATGCTTTATGAAAAATCCATTCTTCTCCATAGTGATTCCGACCTACAACCTCGCTTCATTTTTGCCTGATACAATCAATAGCATCCTGCAACAAACTTTTTCAAACTACGAAATAATAATTATTGACGATGGCAGCACCGACAACACAAAAGAAGTGCTCAAACCGTATATTGAAAAACATTCTCACCTGAAATATTTCTGGCAGGAAAATCAGAGACAAGGCGCTGCGCGAAACAATGGCATAAGGAAAGCAGATGGAGAGTACATTGTTTTTTTTGACCATGACGATTTGATGCTGGCGGATTATCTAACTATCTTGTATCAAAAAATAAATGAATTAAACAAGCCCAATTTCATTGCTGCAAAATATGAACACCAGCGAAATAACAAACGATTTCCTTCATCATTGCAGAAGTTGAAAGAGGGATGGTATAATGTTGAACTGTTTTTACGGGGTGATCCCCTTGCTTGTCATTTTTGTATTAAAAACAAAAATACTTCCCTGAAATTATTTGAAGAGCGAAGAGAATATGCAACGATGGAAGATTGGATGTTTCTTGTTCAAAATATTAATAACAACAAAATTTATTTGATTAACAAAACAGCAGTATTGATGAATGAGCATCCGAATCAGTCAATGCATAATAACACCAAAGTCATTTCAGCGCGGATGCTTGCAATGGAATGGATTATTGAAAAAAAAATTCTGAATAATGAGCAAAAGAAAAAAATGCAGGGCTATTCTTTTTTCTTTTGCGCCATTCACAGTTATTTGGATAGCAACCGAAGAAAGGCATTCAACTATTTATTCCGTTCAATAAAATATAATATACCCACTTATAAAACTTTTCTTCTTTTTATCAAAATTATAGTTGGCAGAAAAAATATTGTTCAATTAAAATTATTTTTTAATTTGCTTTCTTCTGTTTTTTCAAAACAAGAAAAGCCGATAAAAAATATGGTTGCTAAAAAATATCAGCAATGTAAAAGATGTGTAATGGATACTACTGATGCTGAAATTGTTTTTGATGAAAGCGGTTATTGCAATCATTGTACTGATTTAATTGAAAAAATATCTAAACTTCCCTTCAATAGTAAAAACAGCGATAAGAGACTGGCTCAACTGATAAAAAAGATTAAACAATCAGGTAAAAATAAACAATACGATTGTGTATTGGGTCTCAGCGGTGGCAGCGACAGTTGCTACGCTGCCTATCTCGCCAACCAATATGGATTACGAGTTCTCGCAGTTCATATGGATAACGGCTGGAATACAGAAATATCAGTTAATAATATCAAGAATATTGTTGAGAAACTTGGCTTAAGTTATCACTGCCATATTTTGGACTGGGATGAATTTAAAGATATTCAGTTAGCATTTTTAAAAGCATCAGTTCATGAAATAGAAACTCCCACTGATATTGCCATGCAAGGGGTGTTTCATAAAATTGCCGCAAAGTATAATATAAAATACATCATAAGCGGAGGCAACTATGCCACGGAAGGAATTCTTCCTAAAAGCTGGCACTATAATGCCAAAGACCTGAAATATTTAAAATCAATTTACAACAAGTTTGGAAACAAAAAACTAAAAACTTTTCCAACATTCAACGCTTTACAGGAAATATATTATAAGTACGTAAAAGGAATTCGCATTATCTATTTGCTGAATTATTTTCCCTATAATAAAATAGATTCGATGAAAATTCTTGAAGAAAAATTAGGTTGGAAATATTATGGAAAAAAACACCATGAATCTACTTTCACCGGATTCGTGCAATCATATCTTTTACCTGAAAAATTCAAGATAGATTATCGGCTGTCAACTTCTTCCTCTAAGATATGTTCAGGATTAAAAACCCGGGAGGAATCATTGCATGAACTTGCTCAAAAACCGTATGTCTCAGAAAATATAGCCGAAGAAAAAGAATATATAAGCAAAAAATTAGGAATAAACATTGAAGAGTTTAATGCAATGATTATGTTGCCACCCAAAACATACAAGGACTATCCCAACACTCAGAAAAAACTGGAATTCATTTACAAAATTTACCGAATGCTAAATAGATAGAATTAATGAGAACCGTCAAACAACCACTATTTCATGAAAGTGGATCATAAAAATATTCTTGTATTAACTTACTGGAGCTACAATGATGCATTGGTTCAAACTTACACGCTTCCCTATGTCAGGATAATCAGAAAAACTATTTCTCCAAAAAACAAATTATACTTAGTAACTTTTGACAGCATTAATTACAGGATAGATAAAGAAGAAGAAGAAGAAATAAAGCAGAAATTATTGGACGAAAGAATCATGTGGATTCGGTTCCGGTATTTTCCATTAAGTATAAAATCAATTTTATTTTCACCTTTTCAGTTTTTAAAACTTTTGACAATATGTATTGCTCAGAAAATAAATTTCATTCATGCATGGTGCACTCCTGCAGGAGCAATCGGATATATTCTTTCAAAAATAACTGGCGCATCACTTATGATTGACAGTTACGAACCGCATGCAGAAGCAATGGTGGAAAACGGCACATGGCAGAAAAATTCTTTTGCATTCAAACTGCTTTTTTATTTTGAAAAAAAAATATCGCATCATGCTTCCATTCTGATTGCTGCCAGCAGCGGAATGGAAAAGTATGCAGAAGAAAAATATAATCTGAAAAACAAAAAAATATATGTTAAGCCCGCCTGCGTTGACTTGAATTTATTTAACCGGAAAAAAAAATCACCTGAAAATATATTGCCTGAATTGAAAAATAAAATCGTTTGCATTTATGCAGGCAAATTCGGTGGAATATACCTCGAAAAAGAAGTATTTGATTTTTTAAAAACGGCTGCGTATTACTGGAAAAATAATTTTGCCGCGCTCATTCTTACAAACACTGCGCGGGAAAAAATAAAAAAGTTATGTGAAGAAGCAGGATTAAATCCTGAATTGATTGTTAGCCGCTTTGTACCACACAACGAAATACCTGCATACATGGCAATGGCTGATTTTGCAATTAATCCGGTTAAACCGGTTCCGACAAAACGCTATTGCACCTCCATCAAAGATGGAGAATACTGGGCAACGGGATTGCCGGTGGTGATTACAAAAAACATTTCAGATGATTCGGCTCTTATCGAGCAGAATGATATTGGGTATGTATTAAAAGAATTAAGTGCACAGGAATATTTGAATGCAGTAAAAAAAATTGATTTGCTTTTTATAAATAATTCTTCTCAGGAAATTAGAAATACTGCAGAAAAATATAGAAACTTTAAGATTGCTGAAACTGTATATCAGGAGATTTATGCAAAGTAAGATACTCGCCCGCGTAATTGATAATCACTAATCCGCTCAATAAAAACGGCATCATCGGAATTCTCAGCCGCACCAATGCGCCAAAATTTGAAGTAGATATTGCAACTGAAAACGAAAAGAACACAGCAAATATTAAACAGAAAAGCACCAGCGGATTTGTAAATAAATTGGTCAGCGCTGCCACTGGTTTTCTTAACAAAACATAAAACGTAAAACCAAGTATTAGTAAATTTTCTAATCCTGACATGAGCATCACTATGTTTTTTGTTTCCCACAAAAAGGGCCTGAATAATCCCGTAACTGTCGCAATAGGAAATTTAGAAAACATTCCCGAAAGTGTAGGGTCGTAATCCCCAATGTCAAAAGAATTTCCATGGTAGTAATCCTGTTTTAAGTCCAAAGAAGATATTTGCGCCTTTTCTATCATGCTGTCCATAGTACTGTATGTTCCAAGATTGGAACTGGTGAGCATCCAGATTCCAACACCTATTGCAATTCCCACAGCAGCAATCACCGGGGCAGCAAAAACTCTGAGTGCCAGATTTTTTATTTTGCTCAAGCGGTTCCAAATCATCCATAGCATGGATCCCGGCAGCAAGCCCACAAAAATATAGGGTTTGATAGTAATCAAAATGAATATTGAAATAAGAAGCGTTATAATTGGAAAAATAATTTTGTCTCTTTTAATAAAAATCCTGTAAAAGGAATAGCAGTACCACCCGGCAGCGGCAAGAGTCCATGAGTCCTTGAGAACTCCTGAGCCCCAGAATAAAACGGAAGGAACAAACAGAACGGTAACAGCAAAGTACTTATGCAAGAATGGATAACAATCACAAAACACCTGATATAATTTCCACACTCCTGTAAAACTAACTACTGCCATAAGAACGGATGAAACAAGGTAACTGTCAAAGCATAGCAATTTAATCGGGACAAGAAGCCGGTCCACCATAAAAGCATTTGAATCGCTCCCAAAAACAAGATAGCCGGTTTCATTTGTGAAATATAAGGAGGTTTCCTTTGATAATGGCAATAACCATGCATTGAAAAAATCAGCCGGAGAATGAAACAATAATTTCAGCAGAGCGGAACTGTCAGCATGATAACTCAGCGTATCTCCCCCTGCCGTATAGTAATATACATATATCAGGCACAATCCAACAGCCCCTCCAATCTTTGCAAAAAGCCCCCACAAAAAATATTTATAAACAGGATTTTTTTTTATTTGCCTATTCTTTATGCGGATTGCAATAATGGCAATAATCAAAATATAAAACGGAGCCAGCAGCCAATCTAAATATGAAATAATTTGAGAATTCATTTAAGCAAAAGTAAAGAATATGCATTATGGCTATGCATGAATATTATTTACAAAAAACAATTACCTTCACGGCAACTAAGTTGGCGTGATTATACAATTTTTATTATACATTGATCCCGGTATCGGCAGTTTAGCCGCGCAGGTTATTCTTGCGGGTTTTGCGGCATTTATAGTATTTTTCAAAAATAGTTTCAGAAGATTTTTTTCTTTCTGGAAAAAAGACCAGAAAAAAGAAAATAAGGAAAAGATTTCTGAATAATGTTTCCTTCTAATCAAGATATATCTTCTTCTACAATTGAGCCGGGTTCGTTTCGAGACCCATCAGGTTTTATCTTCACATTTGAAGAAGAAATTTACCGGGCAATCGCTCCCTCCTATTTTGAACACTTTTCTCTCTTTACAAATTCAGGATTATATAAATCTTTGCTCGAAAAAAAATTAATCATTGAACATGTTGACAAAGAAAAATTTTTAGTGAATGGATTTCCAGAATACAAAATAATAAAAGCCAAACAAATTCCATTTGTTTCTTATCCGTATGAATGGAGTTTTTCGCAATTGAAAGATGCTGCATTGCTTACGCTTGAAATTCAGAAAGAATCTTTGAAGCATCAAATGATTCTCAAAGATGCATCGGCATACAATGTGCAGTTCAACGGCTCGCAGCCGGTTTTTATTGATACGCTGTCGTTTGAAAAATACAAGGAATGCGAACCGTGGAAAGCATACGGACAATTCTGCCGGCATTTTCTTGCACCGCTGGCGCTGATGAGTTATACCTCTGTGGAACTTTCAAAACTGCTTGCAGATTACATAGATGGAATTCCTCTTGAACTTGCTTCTTTACTTCTTCCCCGCAGGGCGAAATTTCTGAACAGCGGAATTGCCATGCACATTGCCGTTCATGCAAGAATGGAAAAAAACTATTCCTCGACTAATTCCGCCCAGCGTTCAAAAATTAATTTGCCGAAAAAAAAACTTCTTGCCCTGCTTCAGCATCTGGAAGAATGTATAAGCGGTTTACAACTTAAAAAAAGAAAAAGCAGTTGGCTTAGTTACAACAGCGATAATTCGTATTCAAAAGAAGCAGTGCAGCATAAGGAAAAAACAATTTCAAATTGGCTGAAGAAAATAAAACCGGAAATGGTTTGGGATGTAGGATGCAACACCGGAAAATTTTCTTTGCTCGCTTCCAATCATTCTGACTATGTTTTGGCAATGGATGCGGATGATTATTGCATGGAAAATTTTTACTGCGAATTAAAAAAAGCAGGCAATAAAAAAATTCTTCCGTTAAAAATAGATTTGTCAAATCCTTCTCCCTCTCTCGGCTGGGCGAACGAAGAAAGAAAAAACATTTCACAGCGCGGAAAAGCGGATGCATTGCTGGCGTTGGCTCTTTTGCATCATCTGCGGATTGGGAACAATGTTCCTTTCGCGCATATTGCAAACTATTTTTCTGTTCTCGCACAAAATTTAATTATCGAATTCATTCCGAAAGATGACGGCATGATTCATAAAATGCTCAAAACCCGGGAAGATATTTTTTCGGATTACACGGAAGAAAATTTCAGAAATGCTTTTGAAACATATTTTACCATTCACGAACGGGAAGCATTACACGATTCCGGAAGAATTCTTTATCTCATGAATAAAAAGTGAATCGTTTTTTGAAAAATATTCCCTTTCATTTTTTCCTTGTTGTTCCTGCATTTATATTTTTTTTATATGTACACAATTTTCATGTAACTACTTTCAGAAGCACGCTGAGAAGTTATGAAGTGGCGCTGATGGTTTCGGCAGGAATATTTTTGATTTCATACGCATCTCTTAAAAAAGACAAACACAAAGCCGGAGCGGTTACAATTTTCCTGATGCTGGTTTTATTTTTTTACGGATTCCTCTATGACGTGGCGGAAAAATTATTTTACAAGGGATGGTGGCCCTTTTCCGAAATTCACCGCTACCTGCTTATTGCAATTTTTAGTTGCACCGGCTTGCTCTGGTATTTTCTCTTCCGGACAAAACGAACTTTTAAATCACTCACTTTTTCACTAAATGTTTTTGTAGTAGTCCTGTTTGCAATTAATTTTTTTCGACTCACAACTTCTTTGGGTAAAGCAGAAAATAAATTTAATGTGGGTCCGGAAAAAAAGATTTTACCATTCAGGGATTCTCTCCCCGATATTTACTATATCATTCTCGATGGCTATGCGAATGATTCCATGCTTTCGGAAGTTTATCATTACCCGCATAATTCCCTTACTAACTATTTGGCTGAAAAAAAATTTCTCATCGCCTCAGGCAGCCGCACCAATTACATATCCACTTTTCCTTCGCTGGCTTCTTCGCTCAATTATTCTTACATAGACAGTTTGCTGGAGGAAATTCAGAATAAAAAAAATTTTATTTATGAAAACAGGGTTTCCGCTTACCTGAAAAACAAGGGCTATGAAATTGTGCACGTGCGCTCAGGTTTTTCGGTTACGCGCGAAAATTATTTTGCCGATACAATTATTGCTCTCAACAACCTGAGCGAATTTGAAAGAACCCTGCTGCGTTATACTGCGCTTCGCCTCGATGATTTGTTTGGCTACGCACGCTATAAAACATTGAAAGAACAATTATCGGTAATGTATGATGTCTTTAAGGTGAAAAGTCCGAAATATGTTTTTGTGCATATCGTTTCTCCGCATCCTCCGTATGTCTGCGATGAAAACGGAAAATTCAAAACCAGCAAACGAGTTGTGAATATTTGGTGGGAGCCGAAAGAAGATTATTTGCAGCAACTAAAATATATTAATAAAGAAATAATAAATTTTACTTCGGAAATTTTCAGACAGAGCAAAATAAATCCGATATTAATTATTCAATCTGACCATGGTCCTTGGATTCAGTCAAACTCTTTTCAAACTATTTATAACACAAGAAGCATGATTCTGAATGCCTATTACATTCCTTACGGATGGAAGAAAAATATTTATTCTTCCATAACACCGGTAAATTCTTTTCGGATTATCTTTAACGGATTATTCAATGATTCTCTTTCCATCCTTAAAGATGTTCCTTTGGATTCAATGTATGTAAAAAATAATATGAATTCAAACCTCGTTATCCGGGAATAAAAATAAACTATAGAAAGTCAATGTAGTTTACATTTCCTTTTTCTTTACTTTTGCACCTCTATGAATTCTTATAAAAGTTTTTTAAACCGTATTTTACTTGCTACTTTTTTTCTTTCTGCGTTTGTCATTCTGAGCGAAGTCGAAGAATCTTTTTCCCAGCCCCTTTCCAAAAGCCAGTTCAGGCAGTATTTTACACAGGGAAACCTGATGATGATGGATAATTTTCCCGATACTGCCGTGCGCACATTTCTTACGCTCTACAAAGCCGATGCCAGCAACGCCAACGTGAATTATAAAATCGGGCTTTGCTATCTCCGCATTCCTTCGCAAAAATTAAAATCAATTCCCTATCTCGAAAATGCCATCAAGCAAACCAATGGCGCTTACCGCGAAGATGACCCAAGCGAAAAAAATGCTCCCGAAGATGCGCTCTACTATTTAGGTCAGGCATATCATTACGCTTACCGCTTTGACGAAGCCATTGAAAAGTTCAAACAGTTTCGTGAAATCATCGGCAAATGGAATCTGAATCTTGTAAAAGAAGTTGACCACTGGATTGAAGTGAGCGAAAATGCAAAGCAACTCACTATGCATCCGGTAGAATGCACCATCACCAACCTTGGCGACAGCGTGAATTCTGAATTTGCCGATTACAGCCCCTGCATCACTGCCGATGAATCGGAATTGATTCTTACTTCGCGCAGAGAAGGAACCGGAGGTCCCGATAACAAAACCATTGACGATTTATTTTTCGAAGACATTTTCATTTGCAAAAATGCCGGGCTTGGAACGTGGACGAAAGCAAAAGGAATCAGCCGCACCATTAACACCGATGGAAACGAAGCATCCATCGGGCTTTCGGCAGACGGGCAGCAACTTTATGTTTACCGCGATGACAACGGTGATGGAAATATTTACATCAGCAAACTCGATGGCGATTACTGGAACGCTCCCTATAAATTAGATGCGGGCAACGTAAACACTGCTTCATGGGAGCCGAGCGCCTGCATCAGTGCCGATGGAAACACCATGTATTTTGTGAGCAACCGCTCAGGAGGTTTTGGCGGAAGAGATATTTATAAATGCCATCGCCTGCAGAACCGCGGCTGGAGCGAAGCGGAAAATCTTGGGCCCACCATCAACACTCCTTACGATGAAGATGCGCCCTTCATTCATCCTGACGGAATCACGCTTTTCTTTTCTTCCACCGGCCATAATTCCATGGGAGGATTTGATGTGTTTTATTCCACCAAAGTTTCTGATAAGGTTTGGACGAAGCCCATCAACATGGGTTATCCCATCAACACCACTGATGATGATATTTATTTTGTTTCTTCTTCGGACGGAAGGCGCGCGTATTATTCTTCGTTCCGACCCGGGGGAAAAGGCGAAAAAGATATTTACATGGTAACCATGCCGAAGCCCTTTGTGCTTTCGGTAGCAATTTTAGTCGGCTATCTGAAATATAAAAACGGAACTCCCATTCCGAAATATTCTTCCGTAACGGTGAAAAATTCCAAAGGAGAAAATTTTTCAAGCCATCCGAATGAAGCCACCGGAAAATTTCTCACTTCGTTAATTCCCAATCAGGAATATGAAATAACTGTCGAGGTGAATACTAAAAAAGTTTTCAGCGATAAATTTTTTCTTCCCGAAGACAGTTCGTACCAGAATTTGGGAAGAGGATTTTTCATGGATACCATTTACATAGGAGACACTACCCGTTTATTCTCCCGCGGAAAAGTGAAAATTGACACCACCGTTAAAATAAAAATGGTGGCGCTCGATGGAAAACTTTTGTTCGGAAAAAATCCGGAAGACATTGCCGCCAATGTTACGCTTCACCTGCTGAACTCTGCCGGAAATGAAATTGCATCGGCAGTCACCGACAGCAAAGGAAAATTTATGTTCAGCAATGTTCCCGAAGGGCAGAAATTTATTATTAAGATTGACGAGAACGACCCGGTTCTTTCTGCGCACCAGCAGTTTTACTTAGCCGCAGACAACGGGCAGGTGCTTGTTCCATCCGTGAAAGAAGAACGGTTTTTTCTCTTCAAAAATATTTCGCCCGATTACAACAAACTTTCGTCTCTTACAGCCGTTGACCACACGCCCGTTCTCGCCAGCATGAAGGGAAAAATTTCATTGAGCGATGATAGAAAAAAATCTGCCTCAAAAATAACTGTGGCATTACTCGATAAAGAAGGAAAAGTTGTGCAGTCAAAAACTACGGACAATACAGGAAAATTTTCATTCGATAATATTGACAGCGAAAAAAATTATACGCTCTCCATTAAAGATTCGTCTCACGCAATTAAAAATAATATTTACCTGCTGAATGAGAAGCAGGAAATCATCCGCACGGCAAACAAAGTGGGCGACTATTTTATTTTTGAAAACCTGCCCACCGATTTGAATAAACTCAGCGCCCTATCAATGGTTGATTCCACGAGGTTCATTGCCATGAAAGGAAAAATGCTGAAGAGCACTGAAGCCGATGACGGAATACGGAATCTCATAGTTACCCTTTCCGATTCAAAAGGAAAAATGCAACAGGTAAAAACTGACAGTACCGGAGGATTTAAGTTTGACAAACTTTCTGCCGATAAAAATTATTCTCTCAAATTAAATGAAAAAGATTCCGCGCTGAAAGGGATAAATAAAGTTTATCTCGCCAATGAAGAAGGCAAGGCGGTGAAAGTGGTGTATATCGGGAAAGGAAATTCATTCAGCAATCTTCCCGCCAACCTGATGAAGATGGAAGTGATGAAAGTAAAAGAAGTGGCTTCTGTTTCCACCGCGCCAAAAGAAAACCTGAATGTGATTAACAAGGAAGTGAAATTCCCCGGAGATGAAAAATTTGACTTCGTGATTTATTTCCCCTACAACAAAAAAGAAATTGATGTTTCCATTTCTTCTTACATTGCCATGCTCGA encodes the following:
- a CDS encoding PD40 domain-containing protein; this translates as MNSYKSFLNRILLATFFLSAFVILSEVEESFSQPLSKSQFRQYFTQGNLMMMDNFPDTAVRTFLTLYKADASNANVNYKIGLCYLRIPSQKLKSIPYLENAIKQTNGAYREDDPSEKNAPEDALYYLGQAYHYAYRFDEAIEKFKQFREIIGKWNLNLVKEVDHWIEVSENAKQLTMHPVECTITNLGDSVNSEFADYSPCITADESELILTSRREGTGGPDNKTIDDLFFEDIFICKNAGLGTWTKAKGISRTINTDGNEASIGLSADGQQLYVYRDDNGDGNIYISKLDGDYWNAPYKLDAGNVNTASWEPSACISADGNTMYFVSNRSGGFGGRDIYKCHRLQNRGWSEAENLGPTINTPYDEDAPFIHPDGITLFFSSTGHNSMGGFDVFYSTKVSDKVWTKPINMGYPINTTDDDIYFVSSSDGRRAYYSSFRPGGKGEKDIYMVTMPKPFVLSVAILVGYLKYKNGTPIPKYSSVTVKNSKGENFSSHPNEATGKFLTSLIPNQEYEITVEVNTKKVFSDKFFLPEDSSYQNLGRGFFMDTIYIGDTTRLFSRGKVKIDTTVKIKMVALDGKLLFGKNPEDIAANVTLHLLNSAGNEIASAVTDSKGKFMFSNVPEGQKFIIKIDENDPVLSAHQQFYLAADNGQVLVPSVKEERFFLFKNISPDYNKLSSLTAVDHTPVLASMKGKISLSDDRKKSASKITVALLDKEGKVVQSKTTDNTGKFSFDNIDSEKNYTLSIKDSSHAIKNNIYLLNEKQEIIRTANKVGDYFIFENLPTDLNKLSALSMVDSTRFIAMKGKMLKSTEADDGIRNLIVTLSDSKGKMQQVKTDSTGGFKFDKLSADKNYSLKLNEKDSALKGINKVYLANEEGKAVKVVYIGKGNSFSNLPANLMKMEVMKVKEVASVSTAPKENLNVINKEVKFPGDEKFDFVIYFPYNKKEIDVSISSYIAMLDKLSKSINEYGKTTVTIFASASKVPTTMFGDNNKLAGERSKEIKDRIHASISFKNLDENKITFEAEERVQGPDYKNDAVANKKEYEKWQFVKVIVK